One Fragaria vesca subsp. vesca unplaced genomic scaffold, FraVesHawaii_1.0 scf0511176, whole genome shotgun sequence DNA window includes the following coding sequences:
- the LOC101295189 gene encoding uncharacterized protein LOC101295189, whose translation IWKDRNDAVFRGKTPRSNATVVAAAAHLLAMSNIQTDSSSTRNLDTPGTDSEMIRWSPPPFDRVKINFDGSVWRNSAAGGFVIRTPNGNPLVAASSNFGITTISVAEALSLRNSLICAKERGLSRVEVEGDSKLVIDAVNGIAASPWRILKLVQEIRCLRNSFDFISFKHIFREANFVANAVANVGHKVGDVRFWEECVPPEASLTLFFDYVNRGCVRGTSI comes from the coding sequence ATATGGAAGGACAGGAATGATGCAGTATTTAGGGGCAAAACCCCTAGATCCAATGCCACAGTAGTTGCTGCTGCAGCTCACCTACTTGCTATGAGTAATATTCAGACTGATTCTAGTTCAACTAGGAATTTGGATACTCCTGGAACAGACTCTGAAATGATTAGGTGGTCACCACCCCCTTTTGATAGGGTTAAAATTAACTTCGATGGCTCAGTCTGGAGGAACTCTGCAGCTGGAGGATTCGTAATCCGAACCCCTAATGGTAATCCACTAGTTGCAGCTTCTTCTAATTTTGGAATTACCACAATCTCAGTTGCAGAAGCTCTTTCACTCCGAAACAGCCTCATTTGTGCCAAGGAGagaggcttgtccagagtggaGGTTGAAGGAGATTCGAAACTTGTCATCGATGCAGTGAATGGCATTGCTGCTTCACCTTGGAGGATCCTCAAGTTAGTTCAAGAAATTAGATGTTTGAGGAACTCCTTTGATTTTATTAGTTTCAAGCATATTTTTAGAGAGGCTAATTTTGTAGCTAATGCTGTCGCAAATGTTGGCCACAAAGTAGGAGATGTTCGTTTTTGGGAGGAGTGTGTTCCTCCGGAAGCTAGCCTAACGCTGTTTTTTGACTATGTAAACCGCGGGTGCGTTAGAGGCACCTCCATTTAA